CAGAACAACGAATTGCCAATAGGAACATTTCCAAGGTCTCCTTGTTCTTGCTGCCCTTGTTGAGCTCGATGCCTTTGATAGTCAGCAAACATTCCATACGACTTCTTCTTATtccattttcctcttcttctctgcaAGGAGTGCCAATGCACTTCACAGCCCCTATTAAAGCAAAGTATCACAATCAAAATACAACACACAAACCACAGTTTAGAAATTGGTTACTTGATTCAGACAGTCAGATTCACCTGCTGCAATGCCTGACGAAAATGCTCCACAGGCGATGCGCTTTTTGAAATCTGTTGAGCTACAAAGATAGTGCGACATGTGACAACCCAATTGAGACATAACACCGGCAACAGAACACACAAAATCAAACATAATTTACATTCAATTAATAACAACTTATGTTCAGTACAAGTTCTTATGGGAATCATTTCTTGTTTCCAAGCAACTAAAGGTGTACAGAAAGAGCTAGGTCATAAATCTAGGGTCCCATATAGTAATATACTTGGTTATTTCTCTAGCGTTCCAACATTAATCCCAGGCCAGCATGAAATAATAGTCTGTTATCATTTATATGCTAGAATTAATCATCCTCGTAGTCCAAGTATTCTCCAGTATAATCATAGAATCTAATAATTGAGAAGCTAAGACGAGGCAataactagagagagagagagagataacagAGTAGAATAGAAGATGAGACCTCGTTCTTTGGGGAAGAAGTTAGTGAAAGAGGTCACTCCAAACGCGCCACCAGCAGGGCCGCCAGTCTCCATCTCCCTCGCAGTATCCATGCGGGCCAACATCCCCGCCTCCTTCTCCATGAGGGCCAACATCTACGCCTCCTTCTGCTCTATGGCCAATATCTTCTTGCGGTCCTGAGCTTCAAGAGACCTCAACCAATGGCGCATCTCATCGAATACATAAGGCGCTGAGGCGGTCAATTTTATCAGAAACCCTATAACATAATCAGGATTGATTACACGAGATTATATGAAACAAAGAGACTAGTGGAGATACCGTAGGAGGTCTTTGAAGGGCCGGAACCGTCCACCTCCTCCCAAAAACCATCCATGAGGAGTTGGGTTTTGAAGAGACAGAGAGATCGATCCGGGAATGCTTTGGGTTTGGGGCGTGTGGCGGAGGAGCGATGGAGTTGGGTTTTGAATCCTCTTGAGAGATCGATCGATGGTTTGCTTTGGGGAAGAAGTTAGATCGATGGTTTTGAGGAAGAGGCTGGGAAGAGAGATGCTCTTAACCAAATCGATCGATGGTTTTGAGGAGGAGGCTGGGAAGAGAGATCTGggaagagagaaggaagaaaCGAAACCCTATAGAAAAGATGAGGACACAATAGGAAAAAGGAGAAACTTTCATTTAATCAATACTGTTCACTCTGTGTTTTGACAGAAGCAGCTTCCCAAAGCTGGTACTTGGGTGCTTCTCAATTTCAGATTCTAGGAGAAGCAAATTGGACCAAAAGCACTTCCTAGACAATTTACCAAACAGCATAACATAAACTcaaaagcagaagcaggttCAGAAGCAGGTCcagaatcaatcccaaactgggccaTAATCCTGAATTATTAAATAACACCGTCAAGTGGTAGCCCGATCTAAATATTGATGTCTGACTTCTCCATTACATGAAGAAAACTAGAGAGATAAAAATTATGTCAATCGGAtcactgaccaaaaaaaaaacatttatccCGTCAATTACATTAGTCTGGACTATGAATAAGTGATACTCGAgtatttatttcatttattatGTGACAATAggcgaagaaagaagaaaaaggaaaaaaaagacaGGTCAATTTGCAAATATCCTGAATTTAAAATGCGATTGTTAATCCTTAATGGATATGTCCTCCCTtcgttgtctctctctctctctctctctctctctctctctctccctccgtCTCATCCTCTTTTatacacacacagacacacTCACATTGACGAGACTCATCACCTTCCATGGCCTCACCAACCGAGCCACCCCAAACccagcaccaccaccacccaaaACCCATCGCCCACTTGCTCAACTCCGCCACCGCCaacctcctctccctcttcGCCGCCCCCAAAACGACGCCGTCTTCTTCCTCCCCTCCACAATCCGCCTCGCCCTCTTCCTCCCCACCTCCCCCAAAcccctctctcctcctcctcctcctcaacccgccgccatgaaGACCGCCGTGCCGGCGCCGCCGGCGGAGTCGACCTCGTCCTCGTTCCCGGCGACCGTCAAGATTGCCGGGCTCAATTCCATGATCAAGGGCAGTGGGCCCGCCTTTGTGGGCCAGGTCTTCAGTATGTGCGACCTCTCCGGCACTGGGCTCATGGCCGTCTCCACCCACTTCGATATTCCCTTCATTTCCAAAAGGTCCCAACTTTCAATCTttcctgcaaaaaaaaaaaaaattagggtttttcttGTTTGTATCATTGTGTTTGTGGAATTTTAGCTTGGAGGTTCATGAAGATAGTGTCTTTGAGGTTTTGAGTAGGAGTGTTAAGTTATTATTAGCTGTATTTCTGATGCATTGTGTGGTTTTGTGCTTGTAGAACTCCTGAGTGGCTTAAGAAGATGTTTGCATCGGTGACTAATAGCGAGAGAAATGATGGCCCGGTGTTTCGGTTTTTTATGGATTTAGGTGATGCAGGTACTGTTGGCTGTTTTGGTTATCGTTTTATGTGATTGAATTGATAGTTTTATCTGGAGATTATTACCTGCATTCTGACTGAGGTTGTGTTGTTTAGTTACGTATGTGAAACGGCTGAATATTCCGAGTGGGGTGGTGGGTGCTTGTCGGCTGGATTTGGCTTATGAGCATTTCAAGGTACTCCCTTTTTGCATCTCTAATCTGTATCTAATTTACTTATTTGTTGATGCATCAGTGCTGTTTTGGTTATGCAGGAAAAGCCCCACTTATTCCAGTTTGTTCCAAATGAGAAACAGGTATGATACGACCACCATCTTCTGTTATATTTGACCATGTATTAACCTTTTCTTTATATGATAGTATTTCTGAACATCGGTGGTCTTGCAGGTCAAGGCAGCTAACAAACTTCTAAAGGGAAACGCAGAGAATGGCAAATGTAAAAGGGTTGATGGAGTCCCAGTTTTTAGTGCTCAAAACTTGGATATTGCAATAGCAAGTCCAGATGGGGTCAAATGGTGAGTTCTCCTTCATTTCATATCATCTCAATGAGTATCTGAACAAACTGGAATCTTTAACAGAATGTTCATTCAAATAGGCTTAGAAGTTACTTTGGACTTTTAGAGTAAGTTTTGTGCTTCTTCAGATCTCAAATCCCAATTAGCTTCGGTTTGTTTTTTCCAATTGAATGTATTATGTTCCTTTCTGGTTGGAAACCTAAGAGATTGTTGGGCACCCTTCTCTATTTTGTTTGCTTTGTGAATTGGTCAATTAGGTAAAAAAAATGGATATTTCTAAGAAtactgattttctttttcttttccaactgAAAGCTGATTTCCTTGTTGCTTGAGTACTTGTACTTTTGTCAGAAACAGTTGTTTTATTATAGTTTAATTCAGAATAGCTGATGCTCAGTTGGTTACTGTTTGTTCCAACAGGTATACACCCTACTTTTTTGATAAAAACATGCTTGATAACATTCTTGAGGAATCTGTAGATCAGCATTTCCATTCTTTAATTCAAACTCGGCACATGCAGCGGAGAAGGGATGTGGTTGATGACAACTTGGCTGCAGAAGTGATTGAAGAGATGGGTGATAACTTATGGGAACCTCCAGAGGTATGAAATCCCATAATATTTCTGTTGAATGAGCAAGTAGTTTTGTAAAATTACAATGGATGTGAAGTAACTCTCTTTTTGATACATTAATGTGAAGTAATTTTGGATTAGACATGGTGAAATTAAGTTCAGACCATCCAAGTTCACATTGTTGAGTCTCATGTATCATGTTCTTTGCTGGGCAGGTTCAGGAAGTGATGGATGAAATAGGGAATCCTGGAATACCATTGAGTGTCATATCTAAGGCAGCGGAAATGCAGCTTCATTACACTGTTGACAAAGTAATTCTGGGTAATAGGTGGCTACGGAAGGCAACTGGCATTCAACCAAAATTCCCTTATATGATCGATACTTTTGAGAGAAGGTATACCCTTTGCCATTGTTTAGTTTGTGCACTCGCATCAAATATTTCCTTTGTGATTGGATTTGTGTATATTGATGCATGCTTTTTCTGAAAATCAGTTATATTCTATGGTCAGCAATATTTTGTTACAACCTATCTATGAACCCTTGTGTTGCTATATGTTTTCGTGTGCACTTAATATAAGATGGTATAATTTAATGTAGAGTGAATGGCTTGAGATGCTATTCAGATAATGCTGCTTGGTCTGCAAAGTATTAGGCATTTTCTGCCTGTCTGAACTCAGGCAAATGTTTGTGGGGTTGATGTATGACCATGAAATCTCCTTTTATGCCTCTTTAACAAAACTGTGTTCATTCTATGGCAGGAGTGCAGCTTCTTTTCTTAGAGCTTCCAAGTCAACCAACTGTCTTAGCAATTGTGAAGCAGTAAATGATAATAAAGATTCTCTACAGAGTAGCACTTGCAATATTAAACCAAAGGGTGATATGCAGACCAACAAAGGAAACAGATCCGGTGTCTGGTTTCCTTTTGGAGATTGGTTTAGTCATCTATGGTCAAAACAAAAGCACCAAGATGGAATCTTATCCACGCAATACGTCGATGAGACCTCACAGCTAAATGTACACCTTCCTAAGATTACAATGGTTGGCATTTCATCAACTGGTGAGGCAGGGACCATGAGTAGAGAAAGTGTAAGGAAAACAATGGACGATTTAACAAGAGAACTGGAGCAGACAGATCCAGAAAAAGCCAGTGGTATTGAGGCGAGCGATGACTTTAGATTTGAAGATAGAGATCCACTATTTGTTGCAAATGTGGGTGATTACTATTCTGGCAAGGCAAAGGGTGGAGCACGATTTAGGGTTCGTGAATGAAACAGTTAGAGGGCCACTCACTCATAAGTCAGGTGACATTTTTGCTCTTCTGGGTATAGTAGTGAATAGCTTTGCGACCCTCTGCCACATCTAAAGAAAATGCATTGTTAATATGCCatgtattcttttctactgggGTGTAAGATTCTTTATGTTTCGTGCTTTTGGATGTAGTCATGTAGAATGTATCTCACAATATGAAATCTGAAAATTGGTGTAAAATGGTTTTTCATATTCAATATGAAGAAATCAGGGGGTGGTacacttttcttttgtttccagTTCTATTTTGTTAAGGTTTCGTGTCGATAGAAGAACTGTTAAACTTACAGAAAAGTTGTGAGGATGAACATCGTCTTGAGTATTGAGTTGAGCAAATGATCCTCCAATCCATTTTCGGATTGGAAATGAACCCAACCAGTTTGTAACAAGTTCATGGTCCTTGCAGTAACAGATTTGCAATGATATAAAATGATGTAGATGGCACAAAAGAGGGCCAAAGATGGATCCCAAAGTGTTTACTAACTACTGCAACTACAAAGAAGATGATCATAAACGACAAGAAACATGTATATATAAAACGAATGACAAACATTGTGGTAGTGGTGGCGATGGTGGAGATGGTTCCCTTGGTGCTGTGGTTGTGGATGCCTTCTACACATCTCCTAGTGTTCGACACTTCTTTTTCCCACACGATAAACTGATAAAGTGGTTTCCAATTGATGAAAACCAAAGAAAGGGTTAGTTTCatcaaaaagaacaaaatgatAGGGTAGTGGAATTTAAGTTGCTTGTAGATAGCAATCTTTGCTTTCCTTTGATCACAAAGAGGTATGTCTTCATAGCTATCACTCATAATTTCCTCCTGCCAAACCCATGAACTCCTTTTCGCCAAACCATATCTATTTTATCTTTCGAGGCGACCTGCCATAAGTGAACAAaatgcattcttttgaagatcCCATGACATTGACAAAGACAATCACATCATTCCTCTTATCAAACTTTTAAATATCCATTGAACCATGAAGCTATATATAGTGTATCTTTTGCTTGTATGGAATGTTCATCTCATACATCCGTCTAAATGCTAATCCGATCGTTTGGCCAAGAAAGCATTTAGTTTTGTctgtataatattttttttttttgaattaatggTAATTCTATTGATAAAACTCATGCCAGGAAGACCATTACATACCCACTCACTGCCTCATAATGGACAAGACAAGGCTTCGTGGTAAAACCATAGTGATACATAGGATAaaccaactatatttgaacttatcgctcacttaTCTAAAGTGAGCCTATAACAATGACAAAtacatagtttataggcaagcAGGCAAATACTCATTAGTGCTCACTAAGAAACTAACGAGCATAGCTCCCTAAACACTGGCGAATTATTGAAAATAGACTAATcctacttgttactcctcaaacttttgcctGAAAAGCAGTTTAGTCCCttgcctttcaaattaaactggatagtccttattctctctaattctcacacaataggtccaaaacaggtctaaaatgactattctacccccaagatcttttttatatattttttttcctctcttttttatttactttttctgcttttctctctctccctctccacagATCGATCTTGTCTTCCTCACTATTCTCTATAATTTCCCATCTCTTTCTGGCTTCTTCTCTTCTCCATAAATTCCCAAAATGATGGCGGCGCTGCGCCTGGAGAAGCTTCAAATTGGCGAAATTGTAGACGAAGATCTTTTGGACCAGAACGACGACGATGCGGTAGCGGCGGAGCTTGACGGCTTTGACCTCGGAGCGGAAGGAGAGCTTGCCGATGCAGTGGGACTGGTGGTCGTCCCAGATCATGACCTTGTTGGGGAAGTAGAGGGGGTCGGGGTCGTCGCCGACGATGGTGAGGATGTTGCAGCGGAAGAGCATCTGGACTAATCCGACCGCGCTGCGTGGGCCGAAGTCGCGGCAGAAGATCTCGCCGAAGGGATAGCAGTTGTAGATGTGGAAGCCGAGGTCGATGTCGGTGGCTAAGCAGCTGTGGTCCTGGTTGAAGGAGAGGTTGAGGAGCTGGGCCGGGGAAGAGTAGGTTTTGGGCTGGGGAGGGACGGTAGGAGTCGTCGGGGGCGAAGTCGGAGGCCATTAAATCGGGGATCAGGAATTAAATAGGAGAGAAAGGGGAGGAGGCAGTGGGTGATGAAGGGGAGGCAGAGGTGCACTTGAGCCAGAGGCAGTGGAGCAAGTGTGGGCTGCAAGTAGAGGACACGGGCGGGAGATAGTCCCAGTCGACTCGCTTGACGAGGCGGTTACAAATGGAGATCTCGTAGCCGGAGTTGGTGGTTAAGTTGGGCATCGGGGACTGGACGGTGAtgaaagaggaggaggaagggaGGTGTAGGACAAGAGCTTTTGAGGGACAGAAGCTCCAGGTCGAGCTCCGGCGTGTTGAGGGACAGAAGCTCCAGTACGTCAACGACTTGGGTGTTTCTGATCTGGGTTGTGTGTTGTTATTGCTTGATCTGATCTGGGTGTTTATGATTATTCGTACTATGTTGGATGATGATAGTAAGGTGGCTTATTGGTGGGAGTGgtggaggatgaggaggaggagaggtggCTGAGCTTAGTGGGGACGACgacggaggtggagatggaattGTGGCGGCGGAGCTTCCATGAGGGGTGGAGGGAGCCCACCAAGCGCTGCAGAGTGGTAGTGAGTGCGGTGGATCGAGTGGATAAACTCGAGGTCGGATACGagcttggagagagagagagagagagagaaccagctagaaaaaaaaaatttaaaaaaaaaagaaaattataaaaatgatcttgggggtagaatagtcattttagacctgttttggacctgttgtgtgagaattagtgagaataaggactatccagtttaatttgaaaggagagggactaaactgtttttcaggcaaaagtttgaggagtaacaagtatttaatcctagaCTAAACTACTAACATGGAGATCTCTAAAATAAAATAGGAAATATAACAGCCCGCAAGGCCCGAAGACAAAACAGCACCCAAAGCCCAAACTTGAGTAGCCTGGCCCAGCTCAAGCCTCCACCCTTTTGCAAGAGAAACTATCGTACGCACACCGGAGACATCGAAGACACCGTCGCCGCGAGAGTATCTTCGCTGTCCCCATCTCAAGGAATCATGGTGCCACCATCCAGAAGATTCCAACGAAGCTCCAACATCGCAATTAGACCCAAATCCAAAACAGGTTTGTGCCCCCTACGCTCCAAAGCCTTCAGCAGATCCTCGCAAAAACTCCATCGTCATCTCCGAGTAGAACCAATATCCTGTTGCCGACAATATTCCATGAAGTAGTGCCCACGACCTCTCCAAAACTCCGAAGAGCTTCGAACCCAAACACTCGCTGTCTAAACCTCAAAACACTGGAATCTTAGAAGCCAAAGGGAATAGGAAAAACCTTCCCATCCGACATCATCTCAACGCCGAGGCAAGTGCCAACGCTGACGGCGGACGCTTccgaacaagaagaagatttcTTGGGTTTTCCGCTGCCTTCGCTCCCTGACAATGTGTAGCTAGGGTTTGTCCAATCTTGTCTTATCATATTCTCAATATTCTTCGTTTGAGTTTTTACGTCTTTCTTTTATAACATTAAACTCACCTTTAAAAAAACAAGCGAGTAAAATACAATCCTAAGTTTCCgctatttctattttttaataattacCAATTGAGAATTTACTTAACTTACCCAAAATTCAACCTGTATCCCATACATAATGCAAATCTTCACTCATATGCTTCTTAAttcttaaatatatattggagTTGAAAAGGTTTCGATGCCCTTACAAGTTCCAACCATTCAACCAAACAAAGAGACATGAATAACTATCAATCAGAAATCTTATTCCCCTAAACTAGATTTGGACCCTCCCCACAAATAGGATAAAAATGGTAGTGGGTGGTCCCAAATCACATTTTTAATTGAACTTTCATAATGTTCTTCAAAGCACCTAAATTATATGCTTCATTACCTTTTCATGGTCATCATCATGTATAAACAGTTCTATATAAGCCCTACTCTCTACTTAAGTACTTGTTATAAAAGTAGTAATCAAGCATAATTTGATTACGCTTCCCATAATCCGTAAAATGTACGTAATGTTCTTTGGATGAAGGGCCGCAAAAGGCGTTCTTTCTAGTAATGGCTTGATTTGTTTATTCACTTTATTGTAAATGTATCTCAAGGTCATATTGAGACACTTTTGTCTATATGTTTGTATTCTAATTTCTTGCTTATTAAAGTATTGACTAATCAGAAATTTTCGTTCAGGTAAATAAAGTTGTGACGAAATAAGGTATCTTTCAAATTAAGTGATCAAATTCTCTAATTAGTAACCACATGCATCATGCATTTTctacttgcatgtattgtgaaaaTTGATGTCGCCAGCTCAGTATGATATGACACCTAGTGTATATGTTACCCTTTTCTTTTATTGAGTTATTTAATTATTCAAAATTAAGTTACacatattccgtgaataattagcCAATAGAATTTGGTGGTAACTTATTTCTCTCTATCAAAGTATTTTTACAGGTCTCAGCTTGACTCCATCTTCCCCATCGATAAAAAAGATGGTCATCTTActtttataaattatttattaaaaaacagctttttttttttgtggttgttGAAGTAGGAGGACCTTCATTTCACCAAAATCATAAGCAACTTATATGTCATCCAAATTGTTCGGCAATTagacaaaaaaacaaatatatattttttttataataacaATAACTAGTTTTTTGTGATCGAACCCTAAACTCTCACCCTCCCATTTATAAAAGATTTATAACATTAAACTAAAGGGTATCGGGAAAAAAACAGATATTAAAAAGgaacattttcttttttcctttttctttggtggtctcaatagaaacactcTCGCTTTGTTAATACAAGGCAAGGACGATATTTTCTCTCTCGACAACCGCTAGGGTTTTCAAGAAAATTTCCTCATTCCGTCCGGCGGCGCGTCTGTTGACGATGTCGCCGGACGGGCTCTGTTCCATGGTGGGTGATCATCCTCGGCGCTTTCTTCTGGACCGTCGGGGGTTGTGGAAGTTGTGTAGGGAGTTTGCGGTGGCGGGCAAGCTTTGGTTCAGTGAGTATGGGTCGGGTTTGGGGAGCGAGCAGGGGTCAAGATCGTCGGATCGGGGATCGATTCAGTGGCGGGCTCGAGTTGGACAATCAGATCCTTCCCTTCCTGGTCGATCGGTGGCGGTGGTTTGGCTGTAGTGCGAATGGGATCGCCGAGATTGGGATCGGTTGACCTCTGGAGTGGTGGTGCCTTCTGTTCTGGATCCGTCGGTCTACTGTTGTCATCagttttctgtttgtttttctCGTGCTTGAACGGGGGTGGCTGCAGGACAATGGTGGAGGTGGTTAGACCGCTGCGGTGGTCCGGCAGAGGCGGCGATACAGTGGTGGTGGCCCGACAGAAACTGGATTGGGCTTGGCTGTTACAAAGCGGTGGTTGGATGTGGTTTGGATGGTGGAGCGCCGGCGGTGGACTGATTTGGGCGGTGGTGGTCTGGAGGCAGTACGACGGAACCGGTGATGCCACGGTGGTGGGTCTAGTGCAAGGTTTGTGGGCCTAGCTATTGGGCTGCAGTGATTATACAGTTGGGCCGGGTTTAATTTTGTTAGGCCCTTGGGGGTGGGCAGTTATCACTagtttttagggtttggtttcttttgttttgtttaaagtaTTAGCTGTTGGGTCCGGTGCACTGCAATTTTTGGCATAGACAATCTTCTATTTGGCGGTCTAGcggtcgttcctgttctggagttagGTCAGCAGCGGTGACGAAATTGTCTGGCGGTAGCATACTGGCATAGACAaccatccttggccttctagtgggaaTGTTCTTGTTTGATCTCGGGTTGGAGGCAATGGCGTGTTGGAGCagtggtggatggatggtgtcgaCAATTaggtggtgatggtgttgggTTTCTTTAGTCCCAGGTTTGAATGTCCGGCAATCCTTTTGGTCGAGTTTAGGTCACaacgagtgttggcttggtcgatcaaaagctggtcaggaggactctggttGGTGCGTTTGTGTTGACACAAGTGAGCAAGTGAGTTGTCTAGTCTTAGAGTTCTTACTGGCTGGACGAGAGGCGCGATGTCAAGGATTTACTGCTCCTGCGTTTATTGTCTTTGTcatacagttgtagtgcaagtttagagtCAGTATATTGAGTTCCCAGTGGGAAGTCTAGTGGCCATCTCTGAGTAAGAGATGTCGCCaaaaactcgttgtaagcagttcattattaatgaagttcttatttgatcaaaaaaaaaagaaaaagaaaagagaaaatcatGCATCATCAAGTGGACGGTTGTAACGGAACAGACAGTGGCTGGTGGGCTTAATCAACGGCTGCGATTCACTTGTCTCGATTATCCACGCGGCACCACACTGCAAGAGCCTGAGACCTCCGAGCGTAGCGTGCCGAAAAGGTTTTCTCTCTGGCCTCTGCATGTACATGCAaagctttccttttccttttcacGATTTTGgttttgtcttcttttctttttggagaGTAAAAATGGTGTGATTGATTATATCCGTTTTAGATTCTTTCTGCTTCCTACCTATGTTGGGTTCCTCCATTAGTCCATTTTGAGTCGAGCACAAGTGTCGCTTGATGGAGACTCCTTGAGCTGTGAGCCATAGTTCTTATCCATCaaactagtgttttttttttttgccttttcaaAAATGAAGTTTACCTTTCTCTTTTTACTGAGGTGTTTTAAAGTGTATTATTTTAGTCAAGTTATAGATTAACTAAGAACATTACAATGCATTTGACATAATTACACACATTGATACATTTATAAAGAATTGCATTTCTAGTTTACTTTAAGTAATTACTTCTACATTTGGAATTCTAAATGAATACTTGAATTGAAAAGATATTTTGATACAAAAACcggaaaatatatataagagtTTGAAATGTAGTGTGATCACCTATATTCCCATCGAGAATGATAGGAGTCGATCTCAGTTTTAATAATATTCACTACCTGCTTACTGAATATGTCATTTTAAGTTGGACATATATTAATTTTCAACTAATCAAGTGATTGGTTTACATGATTTCGAGATTTCTATATATAGCCATGATAATTTGGGTGCATGAGCCAATAAACTTATTTGACTACCCTAAAAAACAACTAGTTAGTTTCATTTACTCTCTCTCTAAGGGCCGTCTAGTCATTGAAAGCGtgaattatctttaaaatatgAAATTCGATATGTAATATGATGTGCCGCCACATATTGTGTTGGTTGGACTATTTGTTATTTATTTGAGATTTGTTATAATAAGTAGTAACGCCCGAATCACATGTTAACGTTAAAATTCACTACACTATACAATAACGACAAAATCACCAAACACCTAGCTAACCAACACTATTGGGGTTTCAGAATCATTTGAATGTTAACTTGTTAGAGCAAGCAGCATACGTTATCTCAACCATCATTGCATCCGTATTCTTAACAAGCGTATGTTTGTCCATCATTTACACACTGGATCCATGTAATAAGTGTGTGTATGTTCATACTCTCAACAAATGTACGATCTATAATTTACATATCCAAAGTTAAACTAAATTTATCATAATTAGAAAATGCACCACAAACTTcactttgaaaaaagaaaattgagaagatAGTCTTCCAACTTCTACTAGTTAGATATTAACTACTATTATTAATTAGAACCACAAGTTAGTGAGCCAATTTAGGTCAGGGTTTGTAGAACTAATCACATTTTTTGTGATAACAATGAATTTAATCACAAGTATTTTATCGTTTACAGTTTTACCTCACCAAACACCTGGAAGCCTTGCCTGGAACCTTCCTCTTCTCCCCGTGGATTATACAAACTCAA
This portion of the Rosa chinensis cultivar Old Blush chromosome 1, RchiOBHm-V2, whole genome shotgun sequence genome encodes:
- the LOC112181901 gene encoding uncharacterized protein LOC112181901 isoform X2, producing MDMSSLRCLSLSLSLSLSLSLRLILFYTHTDTLTLTRLITFHGLTNRATPNPAPPPPKTHRPLAQLRHRQPPLPLRRPQNDAVFFLPSTIRLALFLPTSPKPLSPPPPPQPAAMKTAVPAPPAESTSSSFPATVKIAGLNSMIKGSGPAFVGQVFSMCDLSGTGLMAVSTHFDIPFISKRTPEWLKKMFASVTNSERNDGPVFRFFMDLGDAVTYVKRLNIPSGVVGACRLDLAYEHFKEKPHLFQFVPNEKQVKAANKLLKGNAENGKCKRVDGVPVFSAQNLDIAIASPDGVKWYTPYFFDKNMLDNILEESVDQHFHSLIQTRHMQRRRDVVDDNLAAEVIEEMGDNLWEPPEVQEVMDEIGNPGIPLSVISKAAEMQLHYTVDKVILGNRWLRKATGIQPKFPYMIDTFERSFFS
- the LOC112182578 gene encoding uncharacterized protein LOC112182578, coding for MLALMEKEAGMLARMDTAREMETGGPAGGAFGVTSFTNFFPKERDFKKRIACGAFSSGIAAGAVKCIGTPCREEEENGIRRSRMECLLTIKGIELNKGSKNKETLEMFLLAIRCSANLKK
- the LOC112181901 gene encoding uncharacterized protein LOC112181901 isoform X1, giving the protein MDMSSLRCLSLSLSLSLSLSLRLILFYTHTDTLTLTRLITFHGLTNRATPNPAPPPPKTHRPLAQLRHRQPPLPLRRPQNDAVFFLPSTIRLALFLPTSPKPLSPPPPPQPAAMKTAVPAPPAESTSSSFPATVKIAGLNSMIKGSGPAFVGQVFSMCDLSGTGLMAVSTHFDIPFISKRTPEWLKKMFASVTNSERNDGPVFRFFMDLGDAVTYVKRLNIPSGVVGACRLDLAYEHFKEKPHLFQFVPNEKQVKAANKLLKGNAENGKCKRVDGVPVFSAQNLDIAIASPDGVKWYTPYFFDKNMLDNILEESVDQHFHSLIQTRHMQRRRDVVDDNLAAEVIEEMGDNLWEPPEVQEVMDEIGNPGIPLSVISKAAEMQLHYTVDKVILGNRWLRKATGIQPKFPYMIDTFERRSAASFLRASKSTNCLSNCEAVNDNKDSLQSSTCNIKPKGDMQTNKGNRSGVWFPFGDWFSHLWSKQKHQDGILSTQYVDETSQLNVHLPKITMVGISSTGEAGTMSRESVRKTMDDLTRELEQTDPEKASGIEASDDFRFEDRDPLFVANVGDYYSGKAKGGARFRVRE